Below is a window of Malania oleifera isolate guangnan ecotype guangnan chromosome 1, ASM2987363v1, whole genome shotgun sequence DNA.
cctagggatattaaaataattattattctaggaCTTAGCTGATTACTGAAATATGTGGTTACAAGGTTTGTGTTCTGAACGCCGTAAGCGTCGGTTTAGGAATCTTACAGGCACAGTTTCCgtgaataaggtaaggggaatagattaagccagttgttttgtaaattctattggttaaaatgaaaattatatatgtatatatatgattatcatgcatGTTTTGAAAGCCAACCGTTTAAACTGAGGTTTTTGAGCCTGGGGTTGTGTTAAtagttattatttttgaaaatgaactgattAAAGTAAATATTAAGGCTATaggatttaagtaatggattctctgaaaaatttgattggttgaaatgattggttggaattgttttatattttctaaaaattagtcaaggtgagtagggttaattatctccGTTTTTCTTATTAACacttattttgagtattagataaattgtggagataatttaacctatatttttagtaaagcagataatgaacatggattgacttattatttcagcAGCTATATaaatgtgtattattcaaatcgtgtggcatgagggAAAATGTAAATactgtgttgagttatgaaatatgtataatatgttggaaatattgaaatgcattgggattatattgtatttagaattgtttaatcagagcagaatattaatgttaaattgcaatgtatggtttgagaactccagtgGACTATAGTATGCACAGTGCCGTTGTAAGAGTTATggagagcttagtgcaaccacacgtcttaaagagagtgttggtattgaatagttgaTTGAGTTGTGAAGGGTAGAGTTtcccttggagtctagaccagcatgGGAAAGCCAATCGGACTAGTAGACTgaagagttgggaattgatttaactctggtgggtcgaccatggttaagtccagcctatgggccgcacaactcgtcatggggggaagcatgtctgtttttatccatctggcagtgagttctaaattcatatcTATAGATTTAACCAAAGTATAACAGAACAGTGCATGTAAATACATAACAATGTATAtgaatacagaatatatgaagACAGAGGATGTGAAATATGATAACAGAGTATGGGATAGGAGAGCAGAGCATGTGAAAACAGAGTTTATGATGAGTTGAGTTTTACAAAGATAATGTCATATATAGTAAAataacaaagtattaaatgtattaaatatagtagtattatatgtatttgggacgaAGGAGACTctctgcccgagggcttgctgagaaaggcgagtgccctgataggtatcagttgtagtcataccaggttgcataaTATTTTAGAGCAGAGGGGacctacatgtatgggcgtgtaatctcccatatccttgggaactttcgcttataaataattgtatGCGTGTGTGAGTATGGTTTGAGAATgcttttataactgtggttaattaataactgatgatattttgtatatactaaactcatgatagccacacactgacattaatctattccatcttattgagatgtgtcttacctgttatataattcatctttttcaagacctctaCGTGGTCGAACTTAGTGAGCCTAgggttgggtttgttggcatagcttttttgtgagagggtacagattttggatgtatttttgggtttatgtttttagttttctgagatgtatatatggatactggatgttgggaaattcttttttttttttgcgatgtttatataaaactctggtatattattgaggatgtttatttatttttccgctccgtgattgaggttatggtattagacataggtgattggatcacatcacaccccagGCCTCATTTGGTGGTTTTGGGGCATGACACCTACTCCTTATGATTGTGGGAAGAGTGACTTGTCCTAAGGCCATGTGATTTACATTAACTTTTAGGACCATAGCCATCCAATATTACTCTATAAGGGGCAAACAATGAGGTTGTTACATGTTATTAGGTCTAGATGACTAGTGGTTTAGGCTACTCCTTATGGTTATGGGAAGAGTGATTCACATTAGCTTTTAGGACCATAGCCTTCAGACATCACTTTATCAGGGACAATTAATCCTTTTTTCAATTAGGCCACATGAGCGCTCTACTTGTCTGCCACTCCCTTGTTTAGTTCTAAGGCAGGAAGAAGTAGAGACTTCCATGGTTCATTCAACTTGACATCTTTAGGCCTTTAGGCTTTTAGCTATATAAACTgagacactttttttttttggtcatccTTGCTTCATGTTTGGAATTGGAGAACAACCTTCGAATTTGATAGAGAAAACGAGGTTAGAGAGTATATTGAGGTTACTGTATAGGAAATTCAAGTTGACTTTCTTAAATTTCACAAGTTTTACACATGGCAATGTCATCCCATCTTCGAAGCACCATCTCGCCATTCTATATGATGGGACAACTAAAAGGATAATCTGGCACTTGGAGGGGAAAATATTGGCTGCCACCTAAGCGCCTTGTCATTGCGCTTGGTGGAACCATTCATCTAATAACAATAAGGCATTAACACCTAACATTCCTAAAATTGAAAAGGACAGTTACACAAAACGATGATAGTCATTAGATGAATATCACTTCATCTAATAACAATAAGGCATTAACACCTAACATTCCTAAAATTGAAAAGGATAGTTACACAAAACGATGATAGTCATTAGATGAATAATATCACTTAAGGCGATGACCTAGTACCTAGGTGGAGAAGGTCTTTCATGAGTCGCATGAACAACTTCTCTCCTAGCCTTTGATTTGAAGGTGATCCTAGGTCATTTATGAAGGGTATTTAAAGGTAGAAAATAGGTCATTACATTTTACCTCACTCTTGCATCTCCTTTGAAGCACACACTATGCACTTTGCCCTATGGTCCGCTGTTGTCATTCCTTCCCTACATCATTGGATCAAGGTTTCTCTCTGTATATTCATTGAAGGTGCATctctcctctccttctctctctctctctctctctctctctctctctctctctctctctctctctattttgaTTGTTGAGATCTTTGCCCCCTTCAGTTTCATCTTGCTTTTGTTGGTCTTTTTCTTATTTGATCATTTCAATACCTGAGGAGTCTTCtgtattcttcttcttcgtcCCCCAATTCAATCTCCTTAGTTTGCTAAGGACTCCTAGGGCGCTTCTTCCAGCCAGAAGGCTTAAGAGGAAGGCCTGTTGTTTGGGAGGTTCCTCTTAGGCCCAACAACCCTTCCCTATAACCCAATTTAGGGTTTTCTTATGCAGTTTAACATAAACCATCTTTTTATTTGCCAAGAAGGGAAAAAGGTTTATTTTCCCTCACAAAAGTTGAGGGTTCAATAATGGAGTTTAACACAAACTTCTTTATTTACCCAGGGATCCCTCACAAAAGTTGAGGGTTCAATAGTGGAGTTTTAACACAAACTTCTTTAATTAcccaggggaaaaaaaaaaagagttggtCTTCATCTTAGGTTTGataaatcaaattaaaatttCACTGTAATGATTTGCAGCAAGAAAAAACTCAGATCTCTCGTACCTATAGGGCAACAATACGTCAAGTGTTTTGAGGACTATATGAATCAGAGGAGCTGCAAAGAATCATCCCTCATAGAATTCAACATTGCttttaatgggaaaaaaaaaaaggtaaaatacGTGAATTGAATCATCAATAGCTTAAAATCTTGATACAAGTGTAAAAaagaataatgaaaaaaaaaagaaaagaacaaagaCATCTCTATCTTCAGGAGACAAATAACACATTTCATGGCAAACTGCAAGCCCAGGATTACAAGACTTCAACCCCAAATGAATGGAAAGGCCACATAATTTATCCAATGATAAACAAAGTTGATTGAAAGATCTAATACCCCCAAATCCAAGCTTGCAGCCAGAACTACAGCACACAAAAATGGCCAAAAACTCACATTAATTAGAATCCTACCCTTCAAACCTTGAAGGGCAAAATCTCAAATCTAGAGCACAGATAAATCACAGAAGTTGAATTTTAACAACAGATGGGGCACTGAATCAACCCATTCTCATTGCACTCACCACATTTCACAGTCTGCTTCCGATCCTCGTCCAAAACCTTACAGCTCCCATTGCAGTCCATGCACATCACGAACCTCACTCCAGCGCACCCCTCGCACCCTGCGACCGCCCTCGGGATCCCATGGAAGAGAACACCCAAAGAGCCTTCCTCTTCCAACTTCAACAGTTCGTCAGCTCCCCCTATCAACCTTCCCTTCACAAACACAAGTGGTACTTTTACCTCCTTTGTCCCCATTAGGCCCCTTAGCTCTTCCCTAAACCCCGAGTCCATCGAAACATCACGCTCAAACATATGAACATTATGCGATTCAATTATTCTCCGAGCATTGTTGCAATCTTCAAAGGTCTTCCTGATTCCCCGCAACGTCGTCGTGTAAATGACTACCGCATTTTTGCCACCTGGTGGGCATTTTTCCTCGAACAGTTCGAGAATTATTTCACAATTTGAGGAAGTTCTCTGTTTTTGGATTTTGGGCGTGGCAGACACCATCTTCTTGATATGTTCTTCCTCTTCAGATATTTCTTTCTCGAACGATGCAACGAGCTCTGGATCGAAAAGGGGAGCCTGCAATGGTCTCCTTGAGAAGAACCCCAAATCGGTCCTCAAACTACCAGATTGTGCACAAACTGGATTTCCCTTGGCAGAGATTCTCCCATTCCGTGAATTCTCAGAAAAATTAAATGCTTTCAGGACTCGCTTTGGGCTGTGATCCAATAATGTCAAGCCCCAACCGTTCCCATTCAAACGTTGCTGGTTTTCTTTCCCGGAAAATCTCTTCAATTTCTTCGGAGAACTCATACGGTTGAGGAACTTCAGAGGGCTCCTCGCATGAATTTCAGGCATATCGCGAAGAAAAGCCCGTGATTTCGGGCTTTTCTTGGCTTGAATCGAAATGGGCATTCCGTCTTCGAGATCTTCCATGAGCTCCCAAGCGTTGATGATCTCCGGCGCATCGCGAGGAGGCGACCGCTTAGTTCCTACAACAGAACCCTTCACGGGTCGCTCGTCGTCGAGTTTCAGAACCCCGTAGGTGCTTGACGTGAGAGAGACGACATGGTTGGCGCAATCGCCATTGCCAAGACGAATTTCCTGTTTGAGATCTCTCCTGAAGATTTTGGATGAAACACAGCCCATTGATCTCAGATGTTTCTAAATTCTCCTGGAATGTTTTGTTTCCGTTTTCCCCTTGGATTTTGAGGGACCCCTCATGAAACTGGAGTGGGACTTTGAACCCCTAACCGTTACTCTCGCCGACTGGggccccaacggtcaaatatttcgAATCAATGGGAATTTTATTATTGGGATACTGTTAGTTTCACTTATTAGTAAAAGGCCCCTAGTCTTCTCAAATTTAGAAGTTTGCTCATTGACTCACAAACTATTAGAAACCTACCCTCCAATTGactatttacttttattttatgtctcacatttttttttttttgataacttgGAATTCTAATTTGGATGAGCCCATAAATCCAGGATGACCCTTCATGCATAATCGAATCTAATACATTCTATTACTAGTAGCCCGCCTTAATCCGCTTCAACCATGCTTTAGGAGGCACAATATACATTTCACTTTTTGTTAAAGGTTTAACTTAAGTAATCAAACGTCATGTCTATTTTACGACTGGTAATTCTTCTTCCGTCTCCTAAAATTGTAAAATCAAACGATTAAAATATAAACATCTTTTTGCTTTCTCGATTTCTTAAATTTTTATGAGGGACTTAGAACATATGTAGGAT
It encodes the following:
- the LOC131152942 gene encoding uncharacterized protein At3g28850, which translates into the protein MGCVSSKIFRRDLKQEIRLGNGDCANHVVSLTSSTYGVLKLDDERPVKGSVVGTKRSPPRDAPEIINAWELMEDLEDGMPISIQAKKSPKSRAFLRDMPEIHARSPLKFLNRMSSPKKLKRFSGKENQQRLNGNGWGLTLLDHSPKRVLKAFNFSENSRNGRISAKGNPVCAQSGSLRTDLGFFSRRPLQAPLFDPELVASFEKEISEEEEHIKKMVSATPKIQKQRTSSNCEIILELFEEKCPPGGKNAVVIYTTTLRGIRKTFEDCNNARRIIESHNVHMFERDVSMDSGFREELRGLMGTKEVKVPLVFVKGRLIGGADELLKLEEEGSLGVLFHGIPRAVAGCEGCAGVRFVMCMDCNGSCKVLDEDRKQTVKCGECNENGLIQCPICC